From the genome of Helicobacter pylori, one region includes:
- the rlmB gene encoding 23S rRNA (guanosine(2251)-2'-O)-methyltransferase RlmB, translating to MQAVVYGKRVVMRILNSHQEKLQEIYLSKEIDKTLFFVLKKACPNIIKVDNKKAQSLARGGNHQGVLAKVELPLAVSLKEIKKAQKLLVLCGITDVGNIGGIFRSAYCLGMDGVILDFAKELAYEGIVRSSLGLMYDLPFSVAPNTLDLINELKTSGFLCLGASMQGSSQVENLSLKKCALFLGSEHEGLSKKILAKMDTILSVKMRRDFDSLNVSVAAGILMDKIN from the coding sequence ATGCAAGCAGTGGTTTATGGCAAGCGGGTGGTTATGCGCATTCTAAACTCTCATCAAGAAAAATTGCAAGAAATCTATCTTTCTAAAGAAATAGACAAAACGCTTTTTTTCGTGCTCAAAAAAGCATGCCCTAATATCATCAAAGTGGATAATAAAAAAGCACAAAGCTTGGCTAGGGGGGGGAACCATCAAGGGGTTTTAGCTAAGGTGGAACTGCCTTTAGCAGTTTCCTTAAAAGAGATTAAAAAAGCTCAAAAACTTTTGGTGCTTTGTGGCATTACGGATGTGGGGAATATTGGAGGTATTTTTAGGAGTGCGTATTGCTTAGGAATGGATGGCGTTATTTTAGATTTTGCTAAAGAATTGGCTTATGAGGGGATTGTGCGATCCAGCTTGGGGCTTATGTATGATTTGCCTTTTAGCGTTGCGCCTAATACGCTGGATTTAATCAATGAATTGAAGACGAGCGGGTTTTTATGTTTGGGCGCGAGCATGCAAGGCTCTAGCCAAGTGGAAAATCTATCCTTAAAAAAATGCGCTCTTTTTTTGGGGAGCGAGCATGAGGGGTTGTCTAAAAAAATCCTTGCTAAAATGGATACTATATTGAGCGTAAAAATGCGAAGAGATTTTGATTCGCTCAATGTGAGTGTGGCAGCAGGGATCTTAATGGATAAAATCAACTAG
- the rpmE gene encoding 50S ribosomal protein L31 gives MKKGIHPEYIPCKVTCVTSGKEIEVLSTKSEMRIDISSFCHPFYTGSDKIADTAGRVEKFKQRYNLK, from the coding sequence ATGAAAAAAGGCATTCACCCAGAATATATCCCATGCAAAGTTACTTGTGTAACTAGCGGAAAAGAAATTGAAGTTTTAAGCACTAAATCTGAAATGCGTATTGATATTTCTAGCTTTTGCCACCCTTTCTATACCGGTAGCGATAAAATCGCTGACACTGCAGGGAGAGTAGAGAAATTCAAGCAACGCTACAACTTGAAGTAA
- the cagB gene encoding cag pathogenicity island protein B translates to MENKSIIGQIFKDSFKKSFFSGLWSCLKWSFILTLISLGLFLLVFRFQPETIKKYIKDPKDLQFYNDLRNKKGWDK, encoded by the coding sequence ATGGAAAATAAATCAATAATAGGACAGATTTTCAAAGACAGCTTCAAAAAAAGTTTCTTTAGTGGTTTATGGAGTTGCTTAAAATGGAGTTTTATTCTCACTCTGATCAGCTTGGGTTTGTTTTTGCTTGTTTTTAGGTTTCAACCTGAGACAATTAAAAAATACATCAAAGATCCTAAAGATCTGCAATTCTACAACGACTTGAGGAACAAAAAAGGTTGGGACAAGTAG
- the accA gene encoding acetyl-CoA carboxylase carboxyl transferase subunit alpha, giving the protein MAIYLDFENHIKEIQNEIELALIRGDEDAKEILEKRLDKEVKSIYSNLTDFQKLQLARHPDRPYAMDYIDLILKDKYEVFGDRHYNDDKAIVCFIGKIDNVPVVVIGEEKGRGTKNKLLRNFGMPNPCGYRKALKMAKFAEKFNLPILMLVDTAGAYPGIGAEERGQSEAIAKNLQEFASLKVPTISVIIGEGGSGGALAIAVADKLAMMEYSIFSVISPEGCAAILWDDPSKTEVAIKAMKITPRDLKEAGLIDDIILEPSKGAHRDKFSAANTIKEYFLDALRTIQQDPHFLDNRYQKLMSLGSFVESMN; this is encoded by the coding sequence ATGGCCATTTATTTAGATTTTGAAAATCATATTAAAGAGATTCAAAATGAAATTGAATTAGCCCTTATTAGAGGCGATGAGGACGCTAAAGAAATCTTAGAAAAAAGATTGGACAAGGAAGTTAAAAGCATTTACTCCAATCTCACTGATTTTCAAAAACTCCAATTAGCAAGACACCCTGATAGGCCCTACGCTATGGATTACATTGATTTGATCTTAAAAGATAAGTATGAAGTCTTTGGGGATAGACACTATAACGATGATAAGGCGATCGTGTGTTTTATAGGGAAAATTGATAATGTTCCGGTTGTGGTGATCGGAGAAGAAAAGGGCAGAGGGACTAAAAACAAGCTCTTAAGAAATTTTGGCATGCCTAACCCTTGTGGCTATCGTAAGGCTTTGAAAATGGCAAAGTTTGCTGAAAAGTTTAATTTGCCTATTTTAATGCTTGTAGATACAGCCGGGGCGTATCCGGGAATTGGCGCAGAGGAAAGAGGCCAGAGTGAAGCGATCGCTAAAAACCTCCAGGAGTTTGCCTCCTTAAAAGTCCCTACTATTTCTGTAATTATCGGTGAAGGGGGCAGTGGTGGCGCGTTAGCGATCGCGGTGGCTGACAAATTGGCTATGATGGAATATTCCATTTTTAGCGTTATATCCCCAGAAGGTTGTGCGGCGATTCTTTGGGATGACCCTAGCAAGACTGAAGTGGCCATTAAAGCGATGAAAATCACGCCTAGAGACTTAAAGGAGGCAGGGCTTATTGATGATATTATTTTAGAGCCTAGCAAAGGGGCTCATAGAGACAAATTTTCAGCTGCTAACACGATCAAAGAATATTTTTTAGACGCTCTAAGGACTATCCAACAAGACCCTCATTTCCTTGACAACCGCTATCAAAAATTAATGTCGCTTGGTTCGTTTGTGGAGAGCATGAATTAG
- the rsmI gene encoding 16S rRNA (cytidine(1402)-2'-O)-methyltransferase: MLYFLPTPIGNLSDITLRALEVLERCEVFLCEDTRVSKRLLHLLAQNPVIGHSFPDIATKKKEFIAFHSHNDWEFLNKIELSFFDKEIAVMSDAGMPSLSDPGMSLAAYALKHNIQYDVLPGANALTTAFCASGFLEGRFFYAGFLPHKSKERRLKIAKILNALAYLEEKTPVVFYESPHRLLETLKDLNDLAQGMHLFAAKELTKLHQQYYLGEVSQIIERLQQSNIQGEWVLVLLNEKKIEPCMGLSALLELDLPPKIKAKIEAAMTQKNAKELYFQRLLEEKNQ; encoded by the coding sequence GTGCTGTATTTTTTGCCCACTCCTATAGGTAATCTCTCTGACATTACGCTACGCGCCTTAGAAGTTTTAGAGCGTTGCGAGGTTTTTTTATGCGAGGATACAAGGGTGAGTAAGAGGTTGTTGCACTTGCTTGCACAAAACCCTGTTATTGGCCATTCTTTCCCTGATATCGCTACTAAAAAAAAGGAGTTTATCGCATTCCATTCGCACAATGATTGGGAATTTTTAAACAAAATAGAGCTTTCTTTTTTTGACAAAGAAATCGCTGTGATGAGCGATGCGGGCATGCCTAGTTTGAGCGATCCAGGCATGAGTTTAGCCGCTTACGCTTTAAAACATAACATTCAATACGATGTTTTGCCTGGGGCTAATGCGCTCACTACGGCGTTTTGCGCAAGCGGGTTTTTAGAAGGGCGGTTTTTTTACGCCGGCTTTTTACCTCATAAGAGTAAGGAAAGGCGCTTAAAGATCGCTAAAATTTTAAACGCTTTAGCGTATTTAGAAGAAAAAACCCCGGTGGTTTTTTATGAAAGCCCGCACCGATTGCTGGAGACTTTAAAGGATTTAAACGATTTGGCTCAAGGCATGCATTTGTTTGCGGCTAAGGAGCTTACCAAACTCCACCAGCAATATTATTTAGGAGAGGTTTCTCAAATCATAGAGCGCTTGCAACAAAGCAATATCCAAGGGGAGTGGGTTTTAGTGCTTTTGAATGAAAAAAAAATAGAGCCTTGCATGGGGCTATCGGCGTTATTGGAGTTGGATTTACCTCCTAAAATTAAGGCTAAAATTGAAGCCGCTATGACACAAAAAAACGCTAAAGAGCTTTATTTCCAGCGTTTGTTAGAAGAAAAAAATCAATAA
- a CDS encoding CagC family type IV secretion system protein produces the protein MKFLTRITDSYKKVVVTLGLAMTTNPLMAFNSPATGVTETRSLVVQIISVLAIVGGCALGVKGIADIWKISDDIKRGQATVFAYAQPIAMLAVAGGIIYLSTKFGFDIGTSGGAS, from the coding sequence ATGAAATTTCTTACAAGAATCACTGACAGCTACAAGAAAGTTGTAGTAACTTTAGGGCTAGCGATGACAACCAATCCTTTAATGGCGTTCAACAGTCCTGCAACAGGCGTTACTGAGACTAGATCTTTGGTTGTTCAGATCATTTCTGTTTTAGCGATCGTAGGTGGTTGTGCTCTAGGGGTCAAAGGCATAGCGGATATTTGGAAAATCTCTGATGACATCAAAAGAGGTCAAGCGACTGTTTTTGCTTATGCGCAGCCCATAGCTATGTTAGCGGTGGCAGGCGGTATTATCTATTTGAGCACTAAGTTTGGCTTCGATATTGGCACGAGTGGAGGAGCTAGCTAA
- the murI gene encoding glutamate racemase, with the protein MKIGVFDSGVGGFSVLKSLLKAQLFDEIIYYGDSARVPYGTKDPTTIKQFGLEALDFFKPHKIGLLIVACNTASALALEEMQKHSKIPIVGVIEPSILAIKQQVDKNAPILVLGTKATIQSNAYDNALKQQGYLNVSHLATSLFVPLIEENILEGELLETCMRYYFTPLEILPEVVILGCTHFPLIAHQIEGYFMEHFALSTPPLLIHSGDAIVEYLQQKYALKKNACAFPRVEFHASGDVIWLEKQAKEWLKL; encoded by the coding sequence ATGAAAATAGGCGTTTTTGATAGCGGTGTGGGAGGGTTTAGCGTTTTAAAAAGCCTTTTGAAAGCGCAATTATTTGATGAAATCATCTATTATGGCGATAGCGCTAGAGTGCCTTATGGCACTAAAGACCCCACCACGATCAAGCAATTTGGCTTAGAGGCTTTGGATTTTTTCAAACCGCACAAGATTGGATTATTGATTGTGGCATGCAACACAGCGAGCGCTCTGGCTTTAGAAGAGATGCAAAAGCATTCTAAAATCCCAATTGTAGGCGTGATTGAGCCAAGCATTTTAGCGATCAAACAACAAGTGGATAAAAACGCCCCTATTTTAGTGTTAGGGACAAAAGCGACGATTCAATCTAACGCTTATGACAACGCCCTGAAACAGCAAGGCTATTTGAATGTTTCGCATTTAGCCACTTCTCTTTTTGTGCCTTTGATTGAAGAAAATATTTTAGAGGGCGAATTGTTAGAAACTTGCATGCGTTATTATTTCACTCCATTAGAGATCTTACCTGAAGTGGTTATTTTAGGTTGCACGCATTTTCCCTTGATCGCTCACCAAATTGAGGGCTATTTTATGGAACATTTTGCCCTTTCAACGCCCCCCCTACTCATCCATTCTGGTGATGCTATTGTGGAATATTTGCAGCAAAAATACGCCCTTAAGAAAAATGCGTGCGCATTCCCCAGAGTGGAATTTCATGCGAGCGGCGATGTCATTTGGCTAGAAAAACAGGCTAAAGAATGGCTCAAATTGTAA
- a CDS encoding AAA domain-containing protein yields MYSTVKTDGNLSFLLDSKRLNAAISRAKENLIFVGKKSFFENLQSDEKNIFSAILQVCR; encoded by the coding sequence ATTTATTCCACCGTGAAAACTGATGGCAATCTTTCTTTCTTGCTGGATTCTAAACGCTTGAATGCCGCTATTTCTAGGGCAAAAGAAAATCTTATTTTTGTGGGCAAAAAGTCTTTCTTTGAGAATTTGCAAAGTGATGAGAAGAATATCTTTAGCGCTATTTTACAAGTCTGTAGATAG
- the cagD gene encoding cag pathogenicity island type IV secretion system protein CagD, which produces MNNNNSNKKLRDFFLKVLLSLVVFSSYGSANDGDQAKKEALEKEKNTPNGRVYTNLDFDSFKATIKNLKDKKVTFKEVNPDIIKDEVFDFVIVNRVLKKIKDLKHYDPIIEKIFDEKGKEMGLNVELQINPEVKDFFTFKSISTTNKQRCFLSLRGETREILCDDKLYNVLLAVFNSYDPNDLLKHISTIESLKKIFYTITCEAVYL; this is translated from the coding sequence TTGAACAACAATAATAGTAATAAAAAACTAAGAGACTTTTTTTTGAAAGTTCTCTTGAGTCTCGTTGTTTTCAGTTCGTATGGGTCGGCAAATGATGGTGATCAAGCAAAAAAAGAAGCTCTAGAAAAAGAAAAAAACACTCCCAATGGGCGTGTTTATACGAATTTAGATTTTGATAGTTTCAAGGCGACTATCAAAAATTTGAAAGACAAGAAAGTAACTTTCAAAGAAGTCAATCCCGATATTATCAAAGATGAAGTTTTTGATTTCGTGATTGTCAATAGAGTCCTTAAAAAAATAAAGGATTTGAAACATTACGATCCCATTATTGAAAAAATCTTTGATGAAAAGGGTAAAGAAATGGGATTGAATGTGGAATTACAGATCAATCCTGAAGTGAAAGACTTTTTTACTTTCAAAAGCATCAGCACGACCAACAAACAACGCTGCTTTTTATCATTGCGAGGAGAAACAAGAGAAATTCTATGCGATGATAAGCTGTATAATGTTTTATTGGCCGTATTCAATTCTTATGACCCTAATGATCTTTTGAAACATATTAGCACCATAGAGTCCCTCAAAAAAATCTTTTATACGATTACATGTGAAGCGGTCTATCTATAA
- the rho gene encoding transcription termination factor Rho, protein MNENASTHKSSHKVKTHTPVSGYHIEDLRTYPTEKLLEIANKLKVENPQEFKRQDLMFEILKTQVTQGGYILFTGILEIMPDGYGFLRGFDGSFSDGHNDTYVSPSQIRRFALRNGDIVTGQVRSPKDQEKYYALLKIEAINYSPSDEIKNRPLFDNLTPLFPDEQIKLEYESTKVTGRMLDLFSPVGKGQRALIVAPPRTGKTELMKELAQGITSNHPEVELIILLVDERPEEVTDMQRSVKGQVFSSTFDLPANNHIRIAELVLERAKRRVEMGKDVVVLLDSITRLARAYNAVTPSSGKVLSGGVDANALHRPKRFFGAARNIEEGGSLTIIATALIETGSRMDEVIFEEFKGTGNSEIVLARNIADRRIYPAFDILKSGTRKDNILLGKDRLTKVWVLRNVMQQMDDIEALSFVYSKMQQTKDNEEFLNLMNEK, encoded by the coding sequence ATGAACGAAAACGCGTCTACGCACAAAAGTTCGCACAAAGTCAAAACACACACGCCAGTGAGCGGTTATCACATTGAAGATTTACGCACCTACCCTACTGAAAAGCTTTTAGAAATCGCTAACAAGCTCAAAGTGGAAAACCCCCAAGAGTTCAAACGACAAGACTTGATGTTTGAAATTTTAAAAACCCAAGTCACGCAAGGCGGTTACATTCTTTTTACTGGGATTTTAGAAATCATGCCTGATGGCTATGGCTTTTTAAGGGGGTTTGATGGGAGTTTTTCAGACGGACATAACGACACTTATGTCAGCCCTTCTCAAATCAGGCGTTTTGCTTTAAGGAATGGCGATATTGTTACCGGTCAAGTGCGATCCCCCAAAGACCAGGAAAAATACTACGCCCTTTTAAAAATAGAAGCCATCAATTATTCGCCTTCAGATGAGATTAAAAACCGCCCTTTGTTTGACAATCTAACCCCCCTATTCCCTGATGAACAGATCAAATTAGAATACGAATCCACTAAAGTTACCGGCAGAATGCTAGATTTATTCAGCCCTGTGGGGAAAGGTCAAAGGGCTTTGATCGTCGCACCACCAAGGACTGGTAAAACAGAGCTGATGAAAGAACTCGCTCAAGGCATCACTTCTAACCACCCTGAAGTGGAGCTGATTATTCTTTTAGTGGATGAGCGCCCTGAAGAAGTTACAGATATGCAACGAAGCGTTAAGGGTCAAGTTTTTAGCTCCACTTTTGATTTACCGGCAAACAACCACATAAGAATCGCTGAATTAGTCCTAGAAAGGGCTAAAAGGCGGGTAGAAATGGGAAAAGATGTGGTGGTTTTATTGGATTCTATCACCCGTTTAGCAAGAGCGTATAACGCTGTAACGCCTTCAAGCGGTAAGGTTTTAAGTGGGGGCGTGGATGCGAACGCCTTGCACAGGCCCAAACGCTTTTTTGGAGCCGCAAGGAATATTGAAGAAGGTGGGAGCTTGACGATTATCGCTACTGCATTGATTGAAACGGGATCGAGAATGGATGAGGTGATTTTTGAAGAATTTAAAGGCACCGGGAATAGCGAAATTGTTTTAGCGAGGAATATTGCAGACAGGCGCATTTATCCGGCCTTTGATATTTTAAAATCCGGCACGCGAAAAGATAATATCTTGCTTGGCAAAGACCGCTTGACTAAAGTGTGGGTTTTAAGGAATGTGATGCAACAAATGGATGACATAGAAGCCTTAAGCTTTGTGTATTCTAAAATGCAACAAACTAAGGACAATGAAGAATTTTTAAATTTAATGAATGAAAAATAA
- the cagA gene encoding type IV secretion system oncogenic effector CagA, with translation MTNETIDQTTTPNQTPSQTDFDPQRFINNLQAAFIKVDSAAASFDPDQKPIVDKNDRDNRQAFEKISQLREEYANKAIKNPAKKNQYFSDFINKSNDLINKDNLIAVNSSVESFQKFGDQRYQIFTSWVSLQKDPSKINTRAIRNFMENIIQPPISDDKEKAEFLRSAKQSFAGIIIGNQIRSDQKFMGVFDESLKERQEAEKNGEPAGGDWLDIFLSFVFNKKQSSDLKEVLHQEPVPDFEQNLATTTTDIQGLPPEARDLLDERGNFSKFTLGDMEMLDVEGVADNDPNYKFNQLLIHNNALSSVLMGSHSNIEPEKVSLLYGDNGGPEARHDWNATVGYKNQQGNNVATLINVHLRNGSGLIIAGNEDGIKDPSFYLYKKDQLTGLKQALSQEEIQNKVDFMEFLVKNNAKLNSLSKEEKEKFQNEIGNFQKDSKAYLDALGNDHVAFVSKKDKGHLALVTEFGNGELSYTLKDYGKKQDRALDRETKTILQGNLEHDGVMFVDYSNFKYTNASKSPDKGVGATNGVSHLEANLSKVATFNLPNLNNLAITNHIRRDLEDKLWTKGLSRQESHKFIKDFLNNNKELVGKVSNFNQAVAEAKNTGNYDEVKRAQKDLEKSLRKREHLEKEIAKKLESRNENKNRMEAKAQANSQKDKIFALINKEASREARAATYVQNLKGIRSELSDKLENINKNLKDFGKSFDELKNGTNKDFSKAEETLKALKGSVKDLGINPEWISKIENLNAALNDFKNGTNKDFSKVTQAKSDLENSIKDVSINQKITDKVENLNQEVSVAKATGDFSGVEQALAELKNLSLDQKNESSNVGKSSDLQSVKNSVNGVLVGNGLSKTEAVGLSKNFSDIRKELSEKLFGKSNNNSNGLKNNEEPIYAQVNKKKAGQAASPEEPIYTQVAKKVSEKIDRLNKLASTINVKIGQLNEANQADFPLKRKVSEKIDRLNKAASTINAKIDQLNEANQKDFPLSRYAAVDDLSKVGLSKKQELTRRIGNLDQAVSEAKAGYFGKLEQTMDDLKDSTKKNVLNLWVESAKQVSASLQTRLDDYATNSHTHINSNVKNGAINDKATGMLTQKNPEWLKLVNDKIVAHNVGSTPLTEYDKIGFNQKNMKDYSDSFKFSTKLNSVIKDTKSGFVQFLTNTFSTGSYDLTKKNVEHGVKNTNTKGGFQKS, from the coding sequence ATGACTAACGAAACCATTGATCAAACAACAACACCAAATCAAACACCAAGCCAAACGGATTTTGATCCGCAACGATTTATCAATAATCTTCAAGCAGCTTTCATTAAAGTTGATAGTGCTGCCGCTTCATTTGATCCCGATCAAAAACCAATCGTTGATAAGAATGATAGGGATAATAGGCAAGCTTTTGAGAAAATCTCGCAACTAAGGGAAGAATACGCCAATAAAGCGATCAAAAATCCTGCCAAGAAGAATCAGTATTTTTCAGACTTTATCAATAAGAGCAATGATTTAATCAACAAAGACAATCTCATTGCTGTAAATTCTTCCGTAGAGAGCTTTCAGAAATTTGGGGATCAGCGTTACCAAATTTTTACGAGTTGGGTGTCCCTTCAAAAAGATCCGTCTAAAATCAACACCCGAGCAATCCGAAATTTTATGGAAAATATCATACAACCCCCTATCTCTGATGATAAAGAAAAAGCAGAGTTTTTGAGGTCTGCCAAACAATCTTTTGCAGGAATTATCATAGGGAATCAAATCCGATCGGATCAAAAATTCATGGGCGTGTTTGATGAATCTTTGAAAGAAAGGCAAGAAGCGGAAAAAAATGGAGAGCCTGCTGGTGGGGATTGGCTTGATATTTTTTTATCATTTGTATTCAACAAAAAACAATCTTCCGATCTCAAAGAAGTGCTCCATCAAGAGCCAGTGCCTGATTTTGAACAAAATTTAGCCACTACCACCACCGACATACAAGGCTTACCGCCTGAAGCTAGAGATTTGCTTGATGAAAGGGGTAATTTTTCTAAATTCACTCTTGGTGATATGGAAATGTTGGATGTTGAGGGTGTCGCTGACAATGATCCTAATTACAAGTTCAATCAATTATTGATCCACAATAACGCTCTATCTTCTGTGCTAATGGGGAGTCATAGTAACATAGAACCTGAAAAAGTTTCATTATTGTATGGGGATAATGGTGGCCCTGAAGCTAGGCATGATTGGAACGCCACCGTTGGTTATAAAAACCAACAAGGCAACAATGTGGCCACACTCATTAATGTGCATCTTCGTAACGGCAGTGGGTTAATCATAGCGGGTAATGAGGATGGGATTAAAGATCCTAGCTTCTATCTCTACAAAAAAGACCAACTCACAGGTTTGAAACAAGCGTTGAGTCAAGAAGAGATCCAAAACAAAGTGGATTTCATGGAATTTCTTGTAAAAAACAATGCTAAATTGAACAGCTTGAGCAAGGAAGAGAAAGAAAAATTCCAAAATGAGATTGGAAATTTCCAAAAAGACTCTAAGGCTTATTTAGACGCTCTAGGGAACGATCATGTTGCTTTTGTTTCTAAAAAAGACAAAGGTCATTTAGCTTTAGTTACTGAGTTTGGTAATGGGGAATTGAGCTACACTCTCAAAGATTATGGGAAAAAACAAGATAGAGCTTTAGATAGGGAGACAAAAACCATTCTTCAAGGTAACCTAGAACATGATGGCGTGATGTTTGTTGATTATTCTAATTTCAAATACACCAACGCCTCCAAGAGTCCTGATAAGGGTGTGGGCGCTACGAATGGCGTTTCCCATTTGGAAGCAAATCTTAGCAAGGTAGCCACCTTTAATTTGCCTAATTTAAATAATCTCGCTATCACTAATCATATAAGGCGAGATTTAGAAGATAAACTGTGGACTAAAGGATTGTCCCGACAAGAATCTCATAAGTTCATCAAAGACTTTTTGAACAACAACAAAGAATTGGTTGGAAAAGTTTCAAACTTCAATCAAGCTGTAGCTGAAGCTAAAAACACAGGCAATTATGATGAAGTGAAACGAGCTCAGAAAGATCTTGAAAAATCTCTAAGGAAACGAGAGCATTTAGAGAAAGAAATAGCGAAAAAATTGGAGAGCAGAAACGAAAACAAAAATAGAATGGAAGCAAAAGCTCAAGCTAACAGCCAAAAAGATAAGATTTTTGCGCTTATCAATAAAGAGGCTAGTAGGGAGGCAAGAGCGGCCACTTACGTTCAGAATCTTAAAGGTATTAGGAGCGAATTGTCTGATAAACTTGAAAATATCAACAAGAATTTGAAAGACTTTGGCAAATCTTTTGATGAACTCAAAAATGGCACAAATAAGGATTTCAGCAAGGCAGAAGAAACGCTAAAAGCCCTTAAAGGCTCGGTGAAAGATTTAGGCATCAATCCAGAATGGATTTCAAAAATTGAAAACCTTAATGCAGCTTTGAATGATTTCAAAAATGGCACAAATAAGGATTTCAGTAAGGTAACACAAGCAAAAAGCGACCTTGAAAATTCCATTAAGGATGTGTCCATCAATCAAAAGATAACGGATAAAGTTGAAAATCTCAATCAGGAGGTATCAGTGGCTAAAGCAACAGGCGATTTCAGTGGGGTAGAGCAAGCCCTAGCCGAACTCAAAAACTTATCATTGGATCAAAAAAATGAAAGTTCCAATGTTGGAAAAAGTTCTGATCTACAATCCGTTAAAAATAGTGTGAATGGAGTCCTAGTCGGTAATGGGTTATCTAAAACAGAAGCCGTAGGGCTCTCCAAAAATTTTTCGGACATCAGGAAAGAATTGAGTGAGAAACTTTTTGGAAAATCCAATAACAATAGTAATGGACTCAAAAACAACGAAGAGCCCATTTACGCTCAAGTCAATAAAAAGAAAGCCGGACAAGCAGCTAGCCCTGAAGAGCCCATTTACACTCAAGTTGCTAAAAAGGTAAGTGAAAAAATTGACCGACTCAACAAACTTGCATCAACAATAAATGTAAAAATTGGCCAACTTAACGAGGCAAATCAAGCAGACTTTCCTTTGAAGAGAAAGGTAAGTGAAAAAATTGACCGACTCAACAAAGCTGCATCAACAATAAATGCAAAAATCGACCAACTCAACGAGGCAAATCAAAAAGACTTCCCTTTGAGTAGATACGCTGCGGTTGATGATCTCAGTAAAGTAGGGCTTTCAAAGAAACAAGAATTGACTCGTAGAATTGGCAATCTCGATCAGGCAGTATCAGAAGCTAAAGCAGGTTATTTTGGCAAACTAGAACAGACGATGGATGATCTCAAAGATTCTACAAAAAAGAATGTTTTGAATCTATGGGTTGAAAGCGCAAAACAAGTGTCTGCTAGTTTGCAAACGAGATTGGACGATTACGCTACTAACAGCCACACGCACATTAATAGCAATGTCAAAAATGGAGCAATCAATGACAAAGCGACCGGCATGCTAACGCAAAAAAACCCTGAGTGGCTCAAGCTCGTGAACGATAAGATAGTTGCACACAATGTGGGAAGCACTCCTTTGACGGAGTATGATAAAATTGGATTCAACCAAAAGAACATGAAAGATTATTCTGATTCGTTCAAGTTTTCCACCAAGTTGAACAGTGTCATAAAAGACACTAAGTCTGGCTTTGTGCAATTTTTGACCAACACATTTTCTACAGGTTCTTACGACTTGACGAAAAAAAATGTAGAACATGGAGTCAAAAACACTAATACAAAAGGTGGTTTCCAGAAATCTTAA